The genomic segment CGCTGTACTCCTCGTTGCTGTTCCGCATGGACACCGCCGAAGCGGCATCCCGGCCGTCCCGGGCGGTTCCAACGAGACGAGCGCGCAAGCGTGTTCGGCTAACGGCCCGCGTCAGAAGTTCCGCGAGTGTGAAGCCACGAACACGCAAAACGACGGCCACTGAGCAGCCTACCGACATTCTCGCGTTTGCGAAGCCCTTTGTTCGCGGGTTGGCCCGGACGGGCGGATCATGGGCGGACGGCGTGTCGCCGACCCGCCGCAGGCCGGACGGCCGACCGACCGGGTCGTCGCCGACCGCGTCCCCGATGACAATGCGCACTTTCCCCCGGTAGCGGGAACACGGAGCGCAGTCAGAAACGTCATCAGTACAGGTGATACATCACGATCGTGTGAGTGTGATCACCTTTGTCGAGGGGCAACGATTTGAGATGCCACGACGTCAGTCAGGTACGCGGGGAGAAGGGGAACGACGTTGACGCGATCCATGCCGGGGTACAGAAGAAGACCACTCGCGCTCTTGGCGATCGCGCTGGCCACCGTCCTGGGACTGGTGGCGTGCACGAGCTCCGGAGGCGGCGGCAACACGGCCCAGGGCGCCCCGGGCGGTGCTGGCGACGACTCCCCCATGACGATCTCCTTCGAACCGGCCGACGGCAGTGACGCCGTGGCTCCGCGCGCTCCCGTGTCGGTGACGGTGGAGGGCGGCACGCTCACCGAGATCGCCCTCACCAACCCCGAGGGCAAGCAGGTCGAAGGCACCCTGTCCGAGGACAAGACGGCCTGGCAGGTCGCCGAGCCGCTCGGCTACGGCAAGCAGTACACGTGGTCGGGCACCGCGCGGGACGCGGGCGGCAAGGACGTGCCGGTCAAGGGCTCGTTCACCACGGTCAACCCCTCGGCCACGAACGGCGTGCGCTCGAACGTGGGTGACGGCAACACGTACGGCATCGCCATGCCCATCTCCCTGACGTTCGACGCCCCCGTGAAGGACAAGGCCGCCGTCGAGAAGGCGCTGTCCGTGAAGACCTCCCCGGAGAACGAGGGCGCGTGGGCGTGGCTGTCCGACCAGTCCGTGCACTGGCGCCCCAAGGAGTACTGGCAGCCGAACACCGAGGTCGAGGTCAACGCCGACCTCTACGGCGTGCACTTCGGCGACGGCGTCTACGGCGACAACGACCTCGCGGTGACGTTCTCCATCGGCCGGGCCCAGATCGCGAAGGGCAACACGCAGACGCACCGCTTCGAGATCTACCGCGACGGCGAGAAGGTGGCCGACTACCCGGCGAGCTACGGGCGCGAGTCCGACCCCAACCTCGTCACGCGCAGCGGCGTGCACGTGGTGATGAGCAAGCA from the Saccharomonospora azurea NA-128 genome contains:
- a CDS encoding L,D-transpeptidase, encoding MPGYRRRPLALLAIALATVLGLVACTSSGGGGNTAQGAPGGAGDDSPMTISFEPADGSDAVAPRAPVSVTVEGGTLTEIALTNPEGKQVEGTLSEDKTAWQVAEPLGYGKQYTWSGTARDAGGKDVPVKGSFTTVNPSATNGVRSNVGDGNTYGIAMPISLTFDAPVKDKAAVEKALSVKTSPENEGAWAWLSDQSVHWRPKEYWQPNTEVEVNADLYGVHFGDGVYGDNDLAVTFSIGRAQIAKGNTQTHRFEIYRDGEKVADYPASYGRESDPNLVTRSGVHVVMSKHAKYFMNNPGYGYEDFEVAWAVRISNNGEFTHAAPWSVGDQGRANVSHGCINLSDANAKEFYDSALPGDPVEITGSSEQLSERDGLYHDWIYSWEEWQSFSALDG